One genomic region from Prunus persica cultivar Lovell chromosome G3, Prunus_persica_NCBIv2, whole genome shotgun sequence encodes:
- the LOC18783089 gene encoding uncharacterized protein LOC18783089: MARPLAPSFSMASHHLFQHQSHFLFALIVFFSMFSLVIFLCTSRKSKKSHEKKEEAITNSESKDVKFIAKLNSKISSKALAMAKMVSWRKMEAGEEDQKDDDDDDHSDEAVWRKSIIMGERCAPLNFSGKIDYDSDGNLQPESPDRNH, encoded by the coding sequence ATGGCAAGGCCTCTTGCTCCAAGCTTCTCCATGGCCTCTCACCACTTGTTTCAACACCAATCACATTTTCTCTTCGCCCTCATTGTATTTTTCTCCATGTTTTCTCTCGTAATATTTCTCTGCACTTCCCGCAAGAGTAAAAAATCACACGAGAAAAAGGAGGAAGCGATCACAAACTCCGAGTCGAAAGATGTAAAGTTCATTGCCAAGTTAAACAGCAAGATTAGTAGCAAAGCTCTGGCGATGGCGAAGATGGTTTCTTGGAGGAAGATGGAGGCAGgagaagaagatcaaaaagatgatgatgatgatgatcataGTGATGAAGCAGTTTGGAGGAAAAGCATAATTATGGGAGAACGTTGTGCTCCACTGAATTTTTCAGGGAAAATTGATTATGATTCTGATGGAAACCTGCAGCCCGAATCGCCTGACCGAAATCACTAA